In Ictalurus furcatus strain D&B chromosome 23, Billie_1.0, whole genome shotgun sequence, a single window of DNA contains:
- the rbm12ba gene encoding RNA binding motif protein 12Ba, whose protein sequence is MVIVVLRLQGLTIEAGSEDIRRFFHGLPILEGGVHIIGGKMGEAFIIFSSERAGQLAMLCSGKQLRGSTVSLHKSSMTELKHKMALSLRKRKRAPTESEPVPQTTAATTNPTEYCTRLNVVATVEGLQSNNHVNQDQSPPVITSQLENLPKSGKDAIKKSSVGNRTPPVNNQVMVTEPTRHHVETKHEGVREANSCKPGYLRLYGLPNTITRDEVCQFLDGLKVVDVITDTLQGEDQCCLVKTSSFKDAKEGLKSSRSSLRDFHVEVRLAHERMWENAMEHRENLPRSTFSEEVKFSAEGRLHRNPPAKSPCSFLGSKKRRRSKSPSFDTEYCVMVKNLPKTVTKTEIRGLFSCHDIPNSKILHLLDKWKERTSTAFIIFTEPEEYTSAMNMNGIAVGSQIIDVSSITKEKMRDLMSQNRCTDSERARPCSTQTRPVLSCIYARNFPAAVRKPEVKAFFGVHDVSEEDIELLEDENGNGIGEAVIRFGCEERAREARRLHGERFRQEHILLTCISPQQMKDILHKNQ, encoded by the coding sequence ATGGCTTACCTATCCTTGAAGGAGGTGTCCATATCATTGGGGGCAAGATGGGTGAAGCTTTTATTATATTCAGTAGCGAGAGAGCTGGACAGTTGGCCATGCTGTGTTCTGGAAAACAACTCAGAGGGTCGACTGTTAGCCTTCATAAAAGCAGCATGACCGAGCTTAAGCACAAAATGGCGTTGAGTTTGAGGAAACGGAAACGTGCTCCTACTGAAAGTGAACCTGTGCCTCagacaacagcagcaacaacaaaccCAACAGAATATTGCACTCGACTGAATGTAGTGGCTACAGTTGAAGGATTGCAATCTAACAACCACGTGAACCAAGATCAGTCACCACCAGTTATTACTTCTCAATTAGAAAATCTACCCAAATCGGGTAAGGACGCAATCAAAAAGAGTTCAGTAGGAAACCGAACACCACCTGTTAACAATCAGGTAATGGTTACAGAACCAACGAGACATCATGTGGAGACGAAACATGAGGGAGTAAGAGAGGCAAACTCCTGCAAACCGGGTTATCTTCGTCTTTACGGACTTCCGAATACGATCACCAGAGATGAAGTCTGCCAGTTCCTTGATGGACTCAAAGTGGTGGATGTAATAACCGATACTTTACAAGGCGAGGACCAGTGTTGTCTAGTCAAGACGTCTAGTTTTAAGGATGCCAAGGAGGGCCTGAAATCCAGCCGTAGTAGCCTGAGGGACTTCCATGTCGAGGTTAGACTGGCACATGAGAGAATGTGGGAAAATGCCATGGAGCATCGTGAAAATCTCCCACGCTCCACATTCTCAGAGGAGGTCAAATTCTCTGCAGAGGGCAGATTGCACAGGAATCCTCCGGCGAAAAGTCCCTGCTCATTTTTGGGATCGAAAAAACGGCGCCGCTCTAAATCGCCATCCTTTGACACGGAGTACTGTGTCATGGTGAAGAACCTTCCTAAAACTGTTACCAAGACTGAGATAAGGGGCCTGTTCTCATGTCATGACATACCAAACAGTAAAATCCTGCATCTACTAGACAAGTGGAAGGAACGAACATCTACTGCctttataatatttacagagCCAGAGGAATATACCTCAGCCATGAACATGAATGGCATTGCAGTTGGCTCACAAATAATTGACGTCTCCTCCATTACTAAGGAAAAAATGAGGGACCTAATGTCTCAGAACAGATGTACTGACTCAGAAAGGGCACGTCCGTGCAGCACACAAACTCGCCCGGTTTTGTCTTGCATCTACGCGCGGAATTTCCCTGCTGCTGTGAGGAAACCGGAAGTGAAAGCCTTTTTCGGTGTGCATGACGTCAGCGAAGAGGACATCGAGTTGCTCGAGGACGAAAACGGCAACGGAATTGGTGAGGCTGTTATTCGATTTGGATGCGAGGAACGTGCCAGGGAGGCTCGTCGTCTACACGGAGAGCGCTTCAGGCAAGAACACATTCTGCTTACCTGTATTTCACCACAACAAATGAAGGACATCTTGCACAAAAATCAGTGA